In the genome of marine bacterium B5-7, one region contains:
- the rpoA gene encoding DNA-directed RNA polymerase subunit alpha, with the protein MSTNEFLTPSDIQVQKTSPFHAKVTLAPFERSYGQTIGYVFRRFLLSSMPGYAFTKVEIEGVLHEYATIDGVQEDVAHILLNLKNVAIKADGRDTFTLRLEKQGPGVVTAADIQLDHDVEIVNPDHVIAHLADKGALKMLLTVERGTGYQPANTRYIDTEEEKQIGHLLLDASFSPVRKVSYTVESARVEQRTDLDKLVIDLETDGTLNPEEAIRHCANILQSQLRAFADLQDDAGAQSASAEHTFDPLMMQPVDNLNLTVRSANCLKAENIYHIGDLVQRTEGELLKTPNLGKKSLTEIKEVLKQKGLSLGMPLVGWPPANLQVRDTSNHRF; encoded by the coding sequence ATGTCGACAAATGAATTTTTAACACCTTCTGACATTCAGGTGCAGAAAACTTCGCCGTTTCATGCAAAAGTGACATTGGCACCCTTTGAGCGGAGCTATGGTCAGACCATTGGATATGTATTCCGCCGATTCTTATTATCGTCTATGCCGGGCTATGCGTTCACTAAAGTAGAGATAGAAGGTGTGTTGCATGAGTATGCAACCATTGATGGTGTGCAAGAAGATGTAGCGCACATTCTCTTAAACCTAAAAAATGTTGCAATTAAAGCTGATGGGCGTGATACCTTTACTTTACGTTTAGAAAAGCAAGGTCCTGGGGTGGTCACTGCGGCTGATATCCAACTGGATCACGATGTTGAAATCGTTAATCCAGACCACGTGATTGCTCACTTGGCGGATAAAGGTGCATTAAAAATGCTATTAACGGTTGAGCGTGGCACGGGTTATCAACCTGCGAACACACGTTACATCGATACGGAAGAAGAAAAACAAATCGGTCATCTTCTTTTGGATGCATCGTTTAGCCCAGTGCGCAAAGTTTCTTATACCGTTGAAAGCGCGCGTGTAGAGCAACGCACAGATTTGGATAAATTAGTGATTGATCTGGAAACTGACGGTACGCTTAATCCAGAAGAAGCGATTCGTCATTGTGCCAACATTTTGCAATCGCAATTGCGTGCATTCGCAGACTTGCAGGATGATGCAGGCGCACAATCTGCGAGTGCTGAGCACACGTTTGATCCTTTGATGATGCAACCCGTTGATAATTTAAACCTGACCGTTCGTTCTGCGAACTGTTTGAAAGCAGAAAACATTTATCATATTGGTGATTTGGTGCAACGTACGGAAGGCGAGTTGTTAAAAACACCTAATCTCGGTAAAAAATCATTGACAGAAATTAAAGAAGTGTTGAAACAGAAAGGTTTGTCGTTGGGTATGCCGCTTGTCGGATGGCCACCTGCAAATTTACAAGTTCGTGACACTAGCAACCACAGATTCTAA
- the secY gene encoding protein translocase subunit SecY produces MSKAKGLSVSKGGLSELKKRLLVVFFTLLVYRIGAYIPVPGLDAHRLASLFHQHQNGILGLFNMFSGGALSRFTIFALGIMPYISASIILQLFTSVSPALEQLKKEGDSGRRKISQYTRYGTLGLAAFQGIGISRWLVSQGIAVNPTFHFYFVAVVTLMTGTMFLMWLGEQATERGIGNGISLIIFASIVSRLPSAAATLLEQMREGQIQGFAVLIIAILICLIIGFVVYVEMGQRQIQIKYAQRQQGRRMYGGQSSHLPLKVNLSGVIPPIFASSIILLPGTVAQWFSSSPGMRWLSDVSLALQPGQPLYMVVFSIAIIFFSFFYAALTFNPRETADNLKQSGAFIPGIRPGDQTVRYIDKVMTKLTLIGALYLVLVCLVPTFFVMTWHVPFYFGGTSLLIVVVVVMDFMAQVQSHLMSHQYDSLLRKSKLKGGLKS; encoded by the coding sequence GTGTCTAAAGCCAAAGGTCTCAGCGTTTCCAAGGGTGGATTATCTGAACTCAAAAAGCGTTTGCTGGTTGTGTTCTTCACCTTATTGGTTTACCGAATTGGTGCGTATATTCCAGTGCCAGGTTTGGACGCTCATCGTTTGGCAAGCTTATTCCATCAACATCAGAATGGTATTCTTGGTTTATTTAACATGTTCTCTGGTGGTGCGTTATCACGCTTCACTATTTTTGCCTTGGGGATCATGCCTTATATTTCAGCCTCGATTATTTTGCAGTTGTTTACTTCCGTATCACCAGCGTTAGAGCAGCTTAAAAAAGAAGGTGATTCTGGTCGACGTAAGATTAGTCAGTATACGCGTTACGGCACCTTAGGTTTGGCTGCATTTCAAGGCATTGGTATTTCCCGTTGGTTGGTTAGCCAGGGGATTGCGGTAAACCCAACGTTTCACTTTTATTTTGTGGCTGTGGTCACCTTGATGACTGGTACAATGTTTTTGATGTGGCTCGGTGAGCAAGCGACAGAGCGTGGCATTGGTAATGGTATTTCTCTCATTATCTTTGCGTCGATTGTATCGCGTTTACCGTCTGCTGCAGCGACTCTGCTAGAGCAAATGCGAGAAGGCCAGATTCAAGGGTTTGCAGTATTAATTATTGCGATTCTTATTTGTTTGATTATTGGTTTTGTGGTGTATGTGGAAATGGGGCAGCGTCAAATCCAAATTAAGTATGCGCAGCGCCAACAAGGGCGTCGCATGTACGGCGGGCAAAGCAGCCATTTACCTTTGAAAGTGAATCTGTCGGGCGTGATTCCACCGATTTTTGCATCCAGTATTATTTTGTTACCTGGTACGGTTGCGCAGTGGTTTAGCTCAAGTCCTGGTATGCGTTGGTTAAGTGATGTGAGCTTAGCGCTTCAGCCTGGGCAGCCATTGTATATGGTGGTATTTTCCATTGCGATTATTTTCTTTAGTTTCTTTTATGCGGCGTTAACGTTTAATCCACGTGAAACGGCGGACAATTTGAAACAGTCTGGGGCATTTATTCCTGGAATTCGTCCTGGCGATCAAACCGTGCGTTACATTGACAAGGTGATGACAAAATTAACCTTAATCGGCGCATTGTATTTAGTGTTGGTGTGTTTGGTACCTACATTTTTCGTGATGACATGGCATGTTCCCTTTTATTTTGGTGGTACGTCCTTGTTGATTGTGGTGGTTGTGGTAATGGATTTTATGGCGCAAGTGCAATCGCATTTAATGTCGCACCAATATGATTCCTTATTACGTAAATCGAAATTGAAAGGTGGTTTAAAGTCTTAA
- the rpsM gene encoding 30S ribosomal protein S13: MARIAGINVPVQKHTNIALTSIYGVGRSRANKICTSVGIEPSRKIKDLTEAELEQLRTEIGKYAVEGDLRREVSMNIKSKMDKGCYQGVRHRRGLPVHGQRTKTNARTRKGKRRGKAK; the protein is encoded by the coding sequence ATGGCTCGTATCGCAGGTATCAATGTTCCTGTTCAAAAACATACCAATATCGCATTGACCTCGATCTATGGGGTTGGCCGTTCCCGTGCAAATAAAATTTGTACGTCTGTCGGTATTGAACCCAGTCGCAAAATTAAAGATTTGACTGAGGCAGAGTTAGAACAGCTTCGTACAGAAATTGGTAAATATGCTGTTGAGGGGGATTTACGTCGAGAAGTCTCCATGAACATCAAATCGAAAATGGATAAAGGTTGTTACCAGGGCGTGCGTCATCGTCGTGGTTTGCCGGTGCATGGGCAGCGGACCAAAACGAATGCTCGTACGCGGAAAGGTAAACGTCGCGGAAAAGCGAAATAG
- the rpsD gene encoding 30S ribosomal protein S4, protein MARYLGPKCKLERRERTDLFLKSGVRSRDSKCRVDTLPGQHGSRAGRLSDYGVQLRQKQMLRRMYGVLERQFRRYYKEAARVKGSTGGNLLRLLELRLDNVVYRAGFAATRAEARQLVNHKAITVTRARPNGEPETHGVNIASFQVRDGDVIAIADKAKNQARVKAALTLSEQRADVEWLDVNAADMKSSVKRVPERDDLPAEINENLVVELYSK, encoded by the coding sequence ATGGCAAGGTACTTGGGACCAAAATGTAAATTAGAACGTCGGGAACGTACCGATCTTTTCTTAAAGAGTGGTGTACGCTCACGCGATAGCAAATGTCGTGTGGACACGTTGCCTGGGCAACATGGTAGTCGTGCGGGTCGTTTATCTGATTACGGTGTGCAGTTACGTCAGAAGCAAATGTTGCGACGTATGTATGGTGTGCTTGAACGTCAATTCCGCCGTTATTACAAAGAAGCTGCTCGAGTGAAAGGCTCTACGGGTGGTAATTTATTACGTTTGTTGGAACTGCGTTTGGACAATGTTGTGTATCGTGCGGGTTTTGCAGCAACGCGTGCAGAAGCACGTCAGCTTGTTAACCACAAAGCGATCACTGTCACTCGTGCACGCCCGAATGGCGAGCCAGAAACACACGGTGTTAATATTGCATCTTTCCAAGTGAGAGATGGTGATGTGATTGCTATTGCAGATAAAGCGAAGAATCAAGCACGTGTAAAAGCCGCATTGACCTTATCTGAGCAGCGCGCAGATGTAGAATGGTTAGATGTAAATGCAGCAGATATGAAATCTAGCGTGAAGCGTGTACCAGAGCGTGATGATTTACCTGCAGAAATCAATGAAAATCTGGTTGTGGAATTGTATTCAAAATAG
- the rplQ gene encoding 50S ribosomal protein L17, producing MRHRNSERQLSRNGAQRKALLRNLSISIIEHETVKTTVAKAKEVRRVIEPLITLAKTDSVASRRLAFSRLRSQKAVTKLFDLGKHYQDRPGGYLRILKCGHRAGDAAPIAFVQLVDREAAAAE from the coding sequence ATGCGTCATCGCAATAGTGAAAGACAATTAAGCCGTAATGGTGCGCAACGCAAAGCGTTGTTGCGTAACTTGAGCATTTCAATCATCGAACACGAAACCGTGAAAACTACGGTAGCGAAAGCAAAAGAAGTGCGTCGTGTAATCGAGCCATTGATTACTTTGGCTAAAACTGACAGCGTCGCTAGTCGTCGTTTGGCATTTTCACGTCTCCGCAGTCAAAAAGCGGTGACTAAGTTATTTGATTTAGGTAAGCATTACCAAGATCGTCCTGGCGGTTATTTGCGTATTTTGAAGTGCGGACACCGTGCGGGTGATGCAGCGCCTATTGCTTTCGTTCAACTTGTTGATCGCGAAGCAGCTGCTGCTGAGTAA